In the genome of Coturnix japonica isolate 7356 chromosome 19, Coturnix japonica 2.1, whole genome shotgun sequence, one region contains:
- the UBE2G1 gene encoding ubiquitin-conjugating enzyme E2 G1 — protein sequence MTELQSALLLRRQLAELNKNPVEGFSAGLIDDNDLYRWEVLIIGPPDTLYEGGVFKAHLTFPKDYPLRPPKMKFITEIWHPNVDKNGDVCISILHEPGEDKYGYEKPEERWLPIHTVETIMISVISMLADPNGDSPANVDAAKEWREDRNGEFKRKVARCVRKSQETAFE from the exons AACTCAACAAAAATCCAGTGGAAGGCTTTTCAGCGGGCTTAATAGATGACAATGATCTTTATCGATGGGAAGTCCTTATTATTGGTCCTCCAGATACACTATA TGAAGGTGGTGTTTTCAAGGCTCATCTGACTTTTCCAAAAGACTACCCTCTGAGGCCACCAAAAATGAAGTTCATCACAGAAATCTGGCATCCGAACG TTGACAAGAATGGTGATGTCTGCATTTCCATTCTTCatgagcctggagaagacaaatATGGCTATGAAAAACCTGAGGAACGCTGGCTTCCCATTCACACAGTGGAAACTATTATGATTAGTGTAATTTCTATGCTGGCAGATCCCAATGGCGATTCTCCTGCTAACGTTGATGCAGCG AAAGAATGGAGAGAAGACAGAAACggagaatttaaaagaaaagttgcCCGCTGTGTAAGAAAAAGCCAAGAAACTGCTTTTGAGTGA